The following proteins come from a genomic window of Schistocerca gregaria isolate iqSchGreg1 chromosome X, iqSchGreg1.2, whole genome shotgun sequence:
- the LOC126299560 gene encoding dehydrodolichyl diphosphate synthase complex subunit nus1, translating into MLWKTGPLKGEGADDLKSHLQQNQDELYQAVKTRSKLCVGRIIWGRNKTLNGLGVENGVQNGTKAIAKTRVTVLSLNDSKETFLKVTRSLCYSAKNREVKSCHISQDVINEMLIEETGLPEPELALYCGEVCCTYGFLPWHIRITEFLRLRSHHNITVREFVRLLQTYGKCEQRFGK; encoded by the exons ATGCTGTGGAAAACTGGACCACTTAAAGGAGAAGGAGCAGATGACTTGAAGA GTCACCTGCAACAAAATCAAGATGAACTATATCAAGCTGTGAAAACGAGAAGCAAGTTGTGTGTGGGAAGAATcatatggggaagaaataaaacactAAATGGATTAGGTGTTGAAAACGGTGTGCAAAATG gtACAAAAGCAATAGCAAAAACACGGGTAACAGTTTTATCGCTTAATGAttcaaaggaaacattcctcaaagtgACAAGATCTCTCTGCTATTCAGCTAAAAACAGAGAAGTGAAATCTTGTCACATCAGTCAAGATGTCATAAATGAAATGTTAATTGAAGAGACCGGTTTACCAGAACCCGAGCTTGCATTGTATTGTGGAGAAGTATGTTGCACATACGGGTTCTTACCATGGCATATACGAATCACAGAGTTTCT GAGGTTACGAAGCCATCACAACATCACAGTAAGAGAATTTGTGAGATTGTTACAAACCTATGGTAAATGTGAACAGAGATTTGGAAAGTGA